A genomic stretch from Vibrio algarum includes:
- the nagK gene encoding N-acetylglucosamine kinase, with protein MYYGFDVGGTKIEFGAFNDKLERVATERVPTPSDDYQLLVDTISGMVKKYDLQFETEGTVGLGLPGMESADDGTVLTVNIKAAKGKPLRFDLEKAIGRKVLIENDANCFALSEAWDEELQNEKSVAGLILGTGFGGGFVFDGKIFSGHNNVAGEVGHMRLPIDAWFHLGDTGTAPLLDCGCDKKGCLDNYLSGRGFELLYAHYYGEKKKAIDIIKAQAEGDANAVEHVERFMELVAICFANLFTGLDPDVVVLGGGLSNYDLLYQELPKRIPKYLMSVAKCPKIMKAKHGDSGGVRGAAFLNIKQ; from the coding sequence ATGTACTACGGCTTTGACGTTGGCGGCACAAAAATAGAATTTGGTGCTTTTAACGATAAATTAGAACGTGTAGCGACAGAACGCGTACCAACGCCCAGTGATGATTACCAACTACTGGTAGACACTATTTCGGGTATGGTAAAGAAATACGATCTGCAGTTTGAAACGGAAGGAACAGTCGGGCTGGGTCTTCCTGGAATGGAAAGTGCTGACGATGGAACCGTATTAACGGTCAATATCAAAGCAGCGAAAGGTAAACCATTACGTTTTGATTTAGAAAAGGCAATTGGACGTAAAGTTCTCATAGAGAATGATGCTAACTGTTTTGCACTGTCAGAAGCGTGGGATGAAGAACTACAAAACGAAAAATCGGTAGCTGGCTTGATCCTTGGAACTGGTTTTGGCGGTGGTTTTGTTTTCGATGGTAAGATTTTTTCTGGCCACAATAACGTTGCCGGTGAAGTAGGGCATATGCGTCTACCAATCGATGCATGGTTCCATTTGGGTGATACTGGTACCGCACCATTATTGGATTGTGGTTGCGACAAAAAAGGGTGTTTAGATAACTATCTTTCAGGCCGAGGCTTTGAACTTCTTTATGCTCATTATTATGGCGAGAAAAAGAAAGCGATTGATATTATAAAAGCGCAAGCAGAGGGCGATGCTAATGCAGTCGAGCATGTAGAGCGTTTTATGGAGCTTGTTGCTATCTGTTTTGCAAACCTGTTTACAGGTCTTGATCCTGATGTGGTTGTGCTTGGCGGTGGTTTGTCTAACTACGATCTTCTGTACCAAGAGTTACCAAAGCGAATTCCTAAATATCTTATGTCTGTTGCTAAGTGTCCTAAAATCATGAAAGCGAAACATGGTGACTCTGGCGGTGTTCGCGGAGCTGCGTTCCTAAACATCAAACAGTAG
- a CDS encoding DUF2960 family protein — protein MARTILYLYKKQEKTLTFSYEKHRTIQEAVAEAEGIDISDFLKMEQQIEAVSSTKAVRDYRDNYFKKLGFGKITLAKKENRGVGEK, from the coding sequence ATGGCCAGAACCATTCTTTATTTATACAAAAAACAAGAAAAAACACTTACATTTTCTTATGAGAAACATAGAACTATTCAAGAAGCAGTTGCAGAAGCGGAAGGGATAGATATTTCGGATTTTCTAAAAATGGAACAGCAAATAGAAGCGGTTTCTTCTACTAAAGCGGTTAGAGATTATCGAGACAATTACTTTAAAAAGCTGGGGTTTGGAAAAATAACGTTGGCTAAAAAAGAGAATCGTGGTGTAGGCGAAAAGTAA
- a CDS encoding sigma-54-dependent transcriptional regulator produces the protein MPTTSKYTTDHTTPIDIQYQGISILVVDDDPGICELLQKALRKLFQQIDTALSVSQAEQLRLKNQYDVIMLDINLPDRSGIDWYEVFEDSADSTDVIFITGYANLQTAIKALKLGASDFILKPFNLDQIYTAVKRCVDNRVQKRINTALKRDALRYQSDTLIGNSKQSRTLNKQINQYAPSKAAVLIQGESGTGKELVARELHLRSERNGAFAPLNCGGMDATNLANELFGYCNPMGAGECREGLLRLANGGTLFLDEVSELPASIQSALLRVLEEQVVRPLGANRVFTTDVRIISATNKDLKKQVENGEFRQDLYFRLNVLSIYVTPLRERTSDLIQLIPYFAKTLAREQGVTAPEWHAYEIDSLNGYHWPGNIRELRNLIERSILTGKPLSYHWQEISKDVIPRQQMMKISSNTGSISLPMLTEHDTNGYPDDWEIKAVEKAHIIKVVDVCDGNKTAASKKLKISRKTLDRKFKEWSS, from the coding sequence ATGCCAACAACCTCTAAGTATACCACAGACCATACCACGCCTATTGATATTCAGTATCAAGGAATTTCAATATTAGTCGTTGATGATGATCCGGGTATTTGCGAGCTGCTTCAGAAGGCACTAAGGAAATTGTTTCAGCAAATAGATACAGCTTTAAGCGTTTCGCAGGCTGAACAACTGCGGCTGAAAAATCAATACGATGTGATCATGCTCGATATCAATTTACCTGACCGGTCTGGAATTGATTGGTATGAAGTATTTGAAGATAGTGCTGATAGCACAGATGTTATTTTTATTACTGGTTATGCAAATTTACAAACGGCTATCAAAGCATTAAAACTTGGTGCAAGTGATTTTATACTTAAACCATTTAATTTAGATCAGATCTATACAGCGGTTAAGCGATGTGTAGACAATCGAGTTCAAAAACGGATTAATACCGCACTCAAGCGGGATGCCTTGAGATATCAATCCGATACGCTCATAGGTAATTCAAAACAAAGCCGTACATTAAATAAACAGATAAACCAATATGCGCCCTCTAAAGCTGCCGTCTTAATTCAGGGAGAGTCAGGCACAGGAAAAGAACTCGTTGCACGAGAGCTTCATTTAAGAAGCGAGCGTAACGGGGCATTTGCGCCATTGAATTGCGGTGGGATGGATGCAACAAATCTAGCGAATGAACTATTTGGATATTGTAACCCTATGGGCGCAGGAGAATGTCGTGAGGGTTTGTTGCGATTAGCAAATGGTGGAACGCTGTTTTTAGATGAAGTAAGCGAGCTTCCTGCAAGTATCCAATCAGCTCTATTGAGAGTTTTAGAAGAGCAAGTAGTTAGACCATTAGGTGCAAATAGAGTTTTCACTACTGATGTTAGAATCATTTCAGCGACCAACAAAGATCTAAAAAAACAAGTGGAAAACGGTGAGTTTCGTCAAGATTTATACTTTCGGCTCAACGTTCTAAGTATCTATGTAACACCATTAAGAGAAAGAACTAGCGATCTCATTCAATTAATTCCATATTTTGCAAAGACTTTAGCAAGAGAGCAGGGGGTAACGGCTCCAGAATGGCATGCTTATGAGATAGATTCCCTGAACGGATATCATTGGCCAGGAAACATAAGAGAACTCCGTAACTTGATAGAACGCTCGATACTGACTGGCAAGCCGCTCTCTTATCATTGGCAAGAGATTTCAAAGGACGTTATTCCTCGTCAACAGATGATGAAAATTAGCAGTAACACGGGCAGTATTTCGCTGCCTATGTTGACTGAGCATGATACGAATGGTTATCCAGATGACTGGGAAATAAAAGCCGTCGAAAAAGCGCACATAATTAAGGTTGTCGATGTTTGTGACGGGAATAAAACCGCCGCGTCTAAAAAATTAAAAATATCTAGAAAAACATTAGATAGAAAGTTCAAGGAATGGAGTTCATAA
- a CDS encoding sterol desaturase family protein, with protein sequence MEDPSIIRLTFFIGAFLLFAVWEWRKPRKQLTQKKWIRWVNNLGLIFSNSAMIAVVMPILAFQAAQIADARSLGFFNVVDLPFWITVLISVLLLDMAIYIQHLVFHRVPLLWRLHRVHHADQDIDLTTGSRFHPIEIILSVWIKIGVVMLLGAPALAVVIFEVVLNVSAMFNHSNARMPLTLDKYLRKVIVTPDMHRVHHSIVIRETHSNFGFFLSIWDRLFKTYISQPTGGHDGCVIGVPQFREGREQILDKMLTQPFRN encoded by the coding sequence ATGGAAGATCCTTCGATTATACGGCTAACTTTTTTTATTGGAGCATTTTTACTGTTTGCAGTATGGGAGTGGCGTAAACCTAGAAAGCAACTCACTCAAAAAAAATGGATACGTTGGGTTAATAATTTGGGTTTAATTTTTTCCAACAGTGCAATGATAGCAGTTGTTATGCCAATACTTGCCTTCCAAGCCGCCCAAATAGCCGATGCACGGTCACTAGGTTTTTTCAATGTTGTTGACTTACCCTTCTGGATTACGGTGTTAATTTCAGTGTTACTATTGGATATGGCTATCTATATTCAACACTTAGTTTTCCATCGAGTTCCCCTGCTGTGGAGGCTTCATAGGGTTCATCATGCTGACCAAGATATTGACTTAACAACCGGTTCTCGATTCCACCCTATCGAAATCATACTCTCTGTTTGGATTAAGATCGGTGTGGTCATGTTGCTCGGTGCACCTGCATTAGCAGTGGTTATTTTTGAAGTTGTATTGAACGTTAGTGCCATGTTCAACCATAGCAATGCAAGAATGCCGTTAACATTAGATAAGTACTTAAGAAAAGTCATCGTCACGCCTGATATGCACCGTGTGCATCACTCAATTGTTATTCGTGAAACCCACTCTAATTTTGGTTTTTTCCTTTCAATTTGGGATAGGTTATTTAAGACCTATATAAGCCAACCAACTGGTGGACATGATGGCTGTGTAATAGGTGTCCCGCAGTTTAGAGAGGGGAGAGAACAGATTCTTGATAAGATGTTGACACAACCATTTAGGAATTAA